One part of the Bdellovibrio sp. KM01 genome encodes these proteins:
- a CDS encoding 4'-phosphopantetheinyl transferase superfamily protein, protein MLIIDNHKLESLRKHLNCPDLQVFAYADWGSENPDHRKLIHSHRDQIILNSNTPLHSSIAHTQGMGVLMISSHAIGVDVENTHRVSEPIAKRIAKPGEYESAPSAASLWTAKEACFKALRPFRQPSVLSEFSVGDWQKITSQYETFTLLNYSEHQAPSAGAGVCFQEQKFSFGFYCVNL, encoded by the coding sequence ATGCTGATCATCGACAATCACAAGTTAGAGTCTTTACGAAAACATCTGAACTGCCCCGACTTACAGGTCTTTGCTTACGCTGACTGGGGCAGTGAGAATCCCGATCACCGAAAATTGATTCACTCGCATCGCGATCAGATCATTCTGAATTCCAATACTCCCCTGCATTCAAGTATCGCTCATACCCAAGGCATGGGAGTGTTGATGATTTCATCCCATGCGATAGGCGTAGATGTCGAGAACACTCACCGTGTTTCCGAACCCATCGCAAAGCGCATAGCCAAGCCCGGAGAGTACGAGTCCGCCCCCAGCGCTGCCAGCCTATGGACAGCCAAAGAAGCGTGCTTTAAAGCCCTTCGCCCCTTCCGCCAGCCCTCGGTCCTTTCAGAATTTTCTGTAGGGGATTGGCAAAAAATCACATCCCAGTATGAGACATTCACTCTGCTAAATTACTCTGAACACCAAGCCCCGTCTGCCGGAGCTGGCGTGTGTTTCCAGGAGCAGAAATTTAGTTTTGGTTTTTACTGCGTGAACCTTTAA